The genomic segment GCGACCGTCACGCTGAACCGGCCGGCCGCGCGCAACGCGCTCTCCGGTGCGCTGCGCCGCGCCATCGCGGCGACCTTCACCGCGCTGCCCGAGGATCCCGAGGTCGGTGCAATCGTCCTCACCGGAGCCGGGACGGCGTTCTCGGCCGGCATCGATTTGAAGGAACTCGGGGGCCAGGGGCCCGAGGACGGTGGTGCGGGCGAGCTTCCGCTCGTCGAGGACGCAATCCGTGCGATCGAGGCCTGCCCGCTTCCGATCGTCGGTGCCATCAATGGATTTGCCATCACCGGCGGATTCGAGCTGGCGTTGGCCTGCGACGTACTGATCGGTTGCCCGGAGACCCGCTTCGCCGATACCCACGCCCGAGTCGGGATTCTTCCAGGCTGGGGACTCTCCCAGAAGCTCCCGCGCCTGATCGGGATCAACCGGGCCAAGCTCGTTTCGCTTACGGGGAACTTCGTCGATGCGGAGACCGCGGAGCGCTGGGGTCTACTTGCCCAGGTCGTCGCAGGTGCCGACGAGCTTCTGCCAACCTGTCAGGCAATCGCCCACGACATGCTCTCGTGTGTGCCCGATGCGATGCGGGGCTACAAGAAAATGATCGACGAGGGCTTCGGCATGAATTACGCGGAAAGCCGCGAGTACGAAAGACGCGAGTCGTTCGAACACGTCAAGAACGTCACGGCAGATGATGTGGCAGCGCGACGCACCGGAATCCAGGAACGCGGGCGCGGGCAGAGCCGCTGACCGGTCACGGCCAGAGCCCGTGACCTCCGGCGGTCTCAGGAACGCTTCAACTTCACCCGGACGGTGAGCTCCGCGCTCTCCTCCGTATTCTCGAGTTCCTGGAGGGCCCGACGCAACGGCTCGGGAAGGCC from the bacterium genome contains:
- a CDS encoding enoyl-CoA hydratase, with protein sequence MTEPVLLVEKKDGLATVTLNRPAARNALSGALRRAIAATFTALPEDPEVGAIVLTGAGTAFSAGIDLKELGGQGPEDGGAGELPLVEDAIRAIEACPLPIVGAINGFAITGGFELALACDVLIGCPETRFADTHARVGILPGWGLSQKLPRLIGINRAKLVSLTGNFVDAETAERWGLLAQVVAGADELLPTCQAIAHDMLSCVPDAMRGYKKMIDEGFGMNYAESREYERRESFEHVKNVTADDVAARRTGIQERGRGQSR